AGGTTATGCAGGAATTGACAACTTATTATTCTATGATGATAAAACTTCCATGTATTTTGGTGATGCTAAAAAAGCACTACAAGAATTAATTTCAGAAATTAAGCAGTTGTAATTTTTAGAATAGATAAGAATATTTTTAATCATATTAGAATATTATTCTAATTGCTTATCAAGAATGTTATTGTCTCTTCAATCAATTGTTTACTATGAGTAGGTAAAACTTCATCTTCAAAAGGATGTTTACCACCAAAAGTATGTGTAGCATTTTCAATAATATATATTTTACTGTTAGAATTTGATTCATGTAATTGTTTTGCATAGTCAACACTTACAGCTTCATCATTACTTCCATGAATAATTAACCAATTTTGCTCTATTTTTTCTGCTTGTTGTAGTATATTTAAATTTGATTTATTTTTTATATAATCTTCATATAATTGATAATATAAAGGCATATTTTGTTTAGTTCTACCATTATAGGTATATACTACACCATCATTTTCCCACTGTTGTATATCAATTGCATCAATAAAATAATCAAACGAAGCAACACTTGCCCAAGTAATTAATTTTTTTATTCGATGATCTTTAGCCGTCTGCAAAATACTAATACCACCACCACGACTATGACCAATCAAATTTATATTATTTTTATCACCATGATAATGAACAATATTGTCTTCCACAAAATCAACAACAGTATTCAAATCACCTAATTCAATTGACCAATTATTATTGCCAAATTTTTCTAAATCAACAAAATCAGTCATAAATTCAGGCGTAGTACCATTTCCAGAAAAATTAAATTTTACCACAACCATATTATTATCAACCAATTGTTGCATCAACAAACCAAAATGTCCCCAATCTTTAAAACCTTTAAAACCATGAGCAAAAATTACAACTGGATAATTTCCTTTTGCTTCAGGATACCACACATCTAAACTTATTGCTGTTTTATTTGTATTATGTATGATAAGTGGTGCTTTTTTCATAGCACTAATTTAAAGGTTTATTTAGGATAAGAATAATATAAAACATATTTTTGTAGTGCATGAGCAAAACCATAGACGAAATAAAATTACCAATTGACGAAGAATTGCAAATTTTTGAAGAAAAGTTCAAATCGGTAATGCGAAGTCAGGTTTCATTATTAGATAAAGTAAATTCATATATTTATAAAAGAAAAGGAAAGCAAGTGCGACCAATGTTTGTTTTCTTAATAGCTAAGATTTGTGGCGATTTTAATGAAAACACTTATACAGGAGCTTCTTTAATAGAATTACTACATACAGCCACTTTAGTACACGATGATGTAGTAGACGATGCTAACGAACGACGAGGTTTTTTTTCTATCAATGCACTTTGGAAAAATAAAATTGCTGTTTTAGTAGGCGATTATTTTTTAGCGAAAGGTTTATTACATGCTTTAGATACTAAAAATTATAATTTGTTGCACATTACTTCTAATGCGGTACAAAAAATGAGCGAAGGTGAGTTGCTACAAATGGAAAAGGCAAGACGATTAGATATTGAAGAAAGTGTGTACTACGAAATCATAAAGAATAAAACGGCTTCTTTAATTGCAGCAGCTTGCGAAGTAGGTGCAGCTTCTGTTACCAAAGATGAAACTGTAATAGAACAAATGCGATTGCTTGGCGAAAATATAGGAATGGCTTTTCAAATAAAAGATGATTTATTTGATTATGGCGAACACGATATTGGTAAACCAAGAGGCATTGATATTAAAGAAAGAAAAATGACATTGCCATTAATTTATGCATTGAATAATGCTGATAAAAAACAAAAGCAATGGATGATTAATGTTGTTAAAAACCATAACGAAGATAAAGTACAAGTTAATTTATTGATAGAAGCAGTACACAAAAGTGGTGGCATGGCTTATGCCGAACAAAAAATGATGGAGTATAGAGATATAGCACTACAACAACTGTCTATATTCAAAGATTCAGAAGCAAAAACAGCACTACAAACTTTAGTTAATTATATTATAGATAGAAATTATTAATATCAAATAATGTCTACTTTAATATAATCATAAAAATTACTACTAAATATTAATGAATTATCCTACCTTTTTTATAATAATATACAATTTGTTATAAGTTTCATTGAATAGGTGATAACTTAGAATATTGTGTAAATTTTATAAACAGAGATATGATGAGCAATTTTCAAGCCGATCATATTATAGTAGGTGCTGGCTTAGCAGGTATTGTTACAGCAATCGAACTATTAAATAACAATCAAAAAGTATTGCTGATAGATAGAGATGCAGAAAAAAACATGGGTGGCTTAGCTAAACTGTCATTCGGTGGTATGTTCTTTGTCGATTCACCTATTCAACGCAAAAGAGGCATTAAAGACAATCCAGATATTGCACTCAAAGATTGGCTGTCTGTTGCTGAATTTGAAGACAATGATAGCTTACCAAAGCAGTGGGCAAAACTTTTGGTCAATAATACTACCGAACAGGTTTATCATTTTCTTACACAAAGAAATATTAGTTTTTTTCCTGTTGTTCATTGGGTAGAAAGAGGTATGTTTAAACGAGGCAATACTTTTCCACGATTTCATATGGTTTGGGGAACTGGTTACGAACTGTCAGAACAATTGAAACACCACTTACTCAATCATCCAAAAGCCAATAGTTTATTAACGATGGTATTTAATACCAAAATAGATGAAATTTTAACTTCTGGCAATAAAGTAGTTGGAGTAAAAGGTACTAATGAACTTACAAACGAATCATTTACTGCAACTGGAGACAATACCATTGTGGCAACTGGTGGTTTAGGTGGAGATATTAATCAAGTGAAAAAAAATTGGAGCAGCGATTGGGGAACGCCACCAGAAAAAATATTAAATGGTGCTCATCCTTTTGCAGATGGAACAGTTCATTTTGCAGTCGAAAAAATCAATGGAAAACTAACACACTTAGATAAAACTTGGCCATATGCTGCTGGAGTGCACCATCCTCGTCCTACAAAAAATGATGATGGTTTGAGTTTAGTACCACCTCGTTCTGCTTTGTGGCTCAACTACGAAGGAGAAAGAATAGGTCCAGTTCCTTTAATTACTGCATTTGATACTCGTTTTTTGGTTGATGCAATTTGTAGGCAGAAAAAGAAATTTTCTTGGCAAGTAATGAATATGAAA
Above is a genomic segment from Chitinophagales bacterium containing:
- a CDS encoding alpha/beta fold hydrolase, whose amino-acid sequence is MKKAPLIIHNTNKTAISLDVWYPEAKGNYPVVIFAHGFKGFKDWGHFGLLMQQLVDNNMVVVKFNFSGNGTTPEFMTDFVDLEKFGNNNWSIELGDLNTVVDFVEDNIVHYHGDKNNINLIGHSRGGGISILQTAKDHRIKKLITWASVASFDYFIDAIDIQQWENDGVVYTYNGRTKQNMPLYYQLYEDYIKNKSNLNILQQAEKIEQNWLIIHGSNDEAVSVDYAKQLHESNSNSKIYIIENATHTFGGKHPFEDEVLPTHSKQLIEETITFLISN
- a CDS encoding polyprenyl synthetase family protein — protein: MSKTIDEIKLPIDEELQIFEEKFKSVMRSQVSLLDKVNSYIYKRKGKQVRPMFVFLIAKICGDFNENTYTGASLIELLHTATLVHDDVVDDANERRGFFSINALWKNKIAVLVGDYFLAKGLLHALDTKNYNLLHITSNAVQKMSEGELLQMEKARRLDIEESVYYEIIKNKTASLIAAACEVGAASVTKDETVIEQMRLLGENIGMAFQIKDDLFDYGEHDIGKPRGIDIKERKMTLPLIYALNNADKKQKQWMINVVKNHNEDKVQVNLLIEAVHKSGGMAYAEQKMMEYRDIALQQLSIFKDSEAKTALQTLVNYIIDRNY
- a CDS encoding FAD-binding dehydrogenase; this translates as MMSNFQADHIIVGAGLAGIVTAIELLNNNQKVLLIDRDAEKNMGGLAKLSFGGMFFVDSPIQRKRGIKDNPDIALKDWLSVAEFEDNDSLPKQWAKLLVNNTTEQVYHFLTQRNISFFPVVHWVERGMFKRGNTFPRFHMVWGTGYELSEQLKHHLLNHPKANSLLTMVFNTKIDEILTSGNKVVGVKGTNELTNESFTATGDNTIVATGGLGGDINQVKKNWSSDWGTPPEKILNGAHPFADGTVHFAVEKINGKLTHLDKTWPYAAGVHHPRPTKNDDGLSLVPPRSALWLNYEGERIGPVPLITAFDTRFLVDAICRQKKKFSWQVMNMKILNKEFAISGAESNLAFKNKSYIQVAKTLLFGNRALVKDMLDNCKDFVVADTLEELVQKMNALEGNNDVKLNYVKDAVNEYDAQIERGKKFYNDDQLRRLQNLRNYMGDRFRNCNFQKINDSKHMPFVAIREYILSRKTLGGIQTNLNGSVLDNSGNVIEGLYAVGEAAGYGGGGIHGKGVLEGTFLTTCVLTGRITAHHLSGKQLIKTI